The Candidatus Phaeomarinobacter ectocarpi genome includes a region encoding these proteins:
- a CDS encoding sensor histidine kinase NtrY-like produces MASTGSMTQRKDSYRTARARVGWWLKRIQWPTILGIGLAIAAVVSGTATYIALTGATDFEPTRLQAIGLLLVNLAIVLTLLALIAYRLVRLWIARRAGSAGARLHVRLVAMFSFVAVMPAIIVAVFAATTLDRSLDSWFSERTRTIIANASTVAEAYLSEHQQVLRADALAMANDVNRSASLYMSNRQRFREVLTTQIALRSLSGGFIANSNGQLLEYAEGSAQTRIAPPSPETLNELGEGEVHLIASEGGDQVQALVRLSSFDDAFLLVFRIVDARVIDHLARTRTAAAEYANLESRRYTVQLTFALIYVIVALLVLLAAIWLGLWAANRMVAPIGELVGAAERVSDGDLTTRVEVANDADEITALGRTFNRMTGQLQSQRNELMEANHQLDRRRRFTETVLSGVSAGVIGLDAKGRIDLVNRSCLNLLGRTRDELVGQPLVATIPETAIYVRQAMARNDRPSEGQITLEQEDGSERTLTVRVASEKSGDGSHGYVVTLDDISELVSAQRASAWADIARRIAHEIKNPLTPIQLSAERLKRKYGKHIENDPEVFEQCTNTIIRQVGDLGRMVDEFSSFARMPTAVMARADIGELAREAVFLQRVAAPHIEFDVEGAEAPIWVECDRRLIGQALTNLIKNASEAIQSRHQAEGSEPEAGEDRIVVSLDDSAEMISLSVADTGIGLPRGERYRLLEPYVTHRDKGTGLGLAIVKKIMEDHSGNLLLEDAPWVADGGHGASIRLLLPRTQATENDQSTNEVEINDDAEVPFGQSASMSD; encoded by the coding sequence ATGGCGTCCACAGGCTCGATGACGCAGCGCAAAGACAGCTACCGCACCGCGAGAGCGCGTGTGGGGTGGTGGCTCAAGCGCATCCAGTGGCCAACAATACTCGGCATCGGCCTGGCAATTGCTGCGGTTGTCAGCGGTACGGCCACCTACATCGCCCTCACGGGCGCTACCGATTTTGAGCCCACGCGCCTACAGGCCATCGGCTTGCTTCTTGTCAATCTGGCCATTGTCCTCACTCTTTTGGCGCTGATCGCCTACCGCCTTGTGCGTCTTTGGATTGCCCGGCGGGCCGGCAGCGCAGGTGCCCGGCTGCATGTGCGCTTGGTTGCCATGTTCAGCTTCGTTGCGGTCATGCCCGCGATCATTGTTGCCGTGTTTGCGGCGACAACCTTGGACCGAAGCCTGGATTCCTGGTTCTCGGAGCGGACGCGGACGATCATTGCCAATGCATCAACTGTGGCAGAGGCATATCTCAGCGAACATCAGCAAGTCTTGCGCGCCGATGCGCTGGCAATGGCGAATGACGTTAATCGCAGCGCATCTCTCTACATGTCGAACCGCCAACGTTTTCGTGAAGTGCTGACCACGCAAATAGCTCTGCGATCTCTTTCTGGCGGGTTCATCGCAAATTCCAATGGTCAGTTGTTGGAATATGCAGAGGGCTCGGCACAGACGCGCATTGCTCCGCCGTCGCCGGAAACACTTAATGAGCTGGGCGAAGGTGAAGTGCACCTCATTGCCAGCGAGGGCGGTGATCAGGTCCAAGCGTTGGTGCGTCTCTCCAGCTTTGATGACGCGTTTCTTCTGGTTTTCCGCATCGTCGATGCTCGAGTGATTGATCATCTTGCAAGAACGCGAACCGCCGCAGCGGAGTATGCCAACCTGGAGAGCCGCCGTTATACCGTGCAGCTGACCTTTGCCCTGATCTACGTCATCGTGGCACTGCTGGTATTGCTTGCCGCGATCTGGTTGGGCCTGTGGGCCGCCAATCGCATGGTCGCACCCATCGGCGAACTTGTGGGTGCGGCCGAGCGCGTATCCGATGGCGACCTGACTACTCGGGTTGAGGTAGCCAATGACGCAGATGAAATCACAGCGCTTGGCCGAACATTCAATCGCATGACCGGGCAGTTGCAAAGTCAGCGCAATGAACTGATGGAAGCAAACCACCAGTTGGACCGACGTCGCCGGTTTACGGAAACGGTTTTGTCCGGCGTGAGTGCGGGCGTGATCGGGCTTGACGCCAAAGGGCGCATTGACCTCGTTAACCGCAGCTGCCTGAATTTGCTTGGTCGCACGCGTGACGAGCTTGTGGGTCAGCCGCTTGTGGCGACGATACCCGAAACGGCGATCTATGTTCGACAGGCCATGGCCCGCAACGACAGACCGTCGGAAGGTCAGATTACGTTGGAACAGGAAGACGGCAGTGAGCGGACGTTGACTGTCCGTGTGGCGTCGGAAAAATCCGGCGACGGATCACATGGCTATGTGGTGACGCTTGATGACATTTCCGAGCTGGTATCTGCGCAGCGCGCGTCTGCCTGGGCGGACATTGCTCGCCGCATCGCGCATGAAATCAAGAACCCTCTGACACCCATTCAGCTCTCTGCCGAGCGGCTAAAACGTAAATACGGCAAACACATTGAAAATGATCCCGAAGTGTTTGAGCAATGCACCAACACAATCATCCGCCAGGTCGGTGATCTTGGCCGAATGGTGGATGAGTTTTCGTCATTCGCGCGTATGCCAACTGCTGTCATGGCGCGGGCTGATATCGGAGAGCTCGCGAGGGAGGCCGTGTTCCTGCAACGTGTGGCCGCACCCCATATCGAGTTTGACGTCGAGGGTGCGGAGGCACCTATCTGGGTGGAATGTGATCGTCGCCTGATCGGCCAAGCGCTCACAAATCTGATCAAGAACGCATCTGAGGCCATTCAATCGCGCCACCAGGCTGAAGGCTCCGAGCCGGAAGCAGGCGAGGACCGTATTGTTGTGTCCCTCGATGACAGCGCCGAGATGATTTCGCTCAGCGTGGCTGATACCGGCATTGGATTGCCGCGTGGCGAACGCTACCGACTGCTGGAGCCCTATGTAACGCACCGTGACAAAGGTACAGGCCTTGGCCTCGCGATTGTGAAGAAGATCATGGAAGACCATTCCGGCAACCTGCTGCTGGAAGATGCGCCATGGGTTGCTGACGGTGGTCATGGCGCCAGCATTCGCCTGCTGCTTCCGCGTACCCAGGCGACCGAGAACGATCAATCTACGAATGAAGTTGAAATCAACGATGATGCAGAAGTCCCATTCGGGCAAAGCGCATCTATGTCTGATTAA
- a CDS encoding D-amino-acid transaminase, whose product MSRIAFVKDARNPGSYVPRDRAGVSIEDRGFLFSDSIYEVCEVRDGGLVDEQRHLDRYVASLNALSLASPMPIRSLQLVLRETIRRNHVRNGVLYFQVTRGAARRDHAFPDPPVQATLTVFVTPVNTTVRDARAAAGVEVKTLPDDRWTRRDIKSTSLLPNVLAKQAAREAGAYEAWLVDKAGFITEGSSTNAWIVTDTGTIVTRPLSEDILPGISRSIVLDAAASLQIPVEERVFTVAEAKAAAEAFLSSSSAVLFPVVGIDGVAVGGGEAGPVTLRLRAFSRAISQVSGAQLPSI is encoded by the coding sequence ATGAGCCGCATTGCCTTTGTCAAAGATGCCCGAAATCCCGGTTCATACGTGCCGCGCGATAGAGCTGGTGTCTCCATCGAGGACCGCGGATTCCTGTTTTCCGACAGTATTTACGAAGTCTGTGAAGTGCGGGACGGCGGGCTTGTTGACGAGCAGCGGCACCTCGATCGGTATGTGGCATCACTCAATGCGTTGAGTCTGGCGTCGCCCATGCCTATCCGTAGCCTTCAGCTTGTGTTGCGCGAAACAATTCGGCGCAATCATGTCCGCAATGGGGTGTTGTATTTTCAGGTAACCCGCGGTGCCGCCAGACGCGACCATGCCTTCCCGGACCCGCCGGTGCAGGCGACACTCACGGTATTTGTTACACCCGTTAACACGACCGTCCGCGATGCCAGAGCGGCCGCAGGTGTTGAAGTGAAGACGCTGCCGGATGATAGGTGGACGCGGCGCGACATTAAATCCACCAGCCTGCTGCCAAATGTTCTCGCCAAACAGGCAGCGCGCGAGGCCGGCGCTTACGAGGCTTGGCTGGTGGACAAAGCAGGGTTCATTACGGAGGGGTCATCGACGAATGCGTGGATCGTGACGGACACGGGAACAATTGTTACGCGCCCATTGAGTGAGGACATTCTACCGGGCATCAGTCGCAGCATTGTTCTTGATGCCGCAGCATCGTTACAAATCCCCGTCGAGGAGCGTGTGTTTACCGTTGCTGAGGCAAAGGCAGCAGCAGAAGCATTTCTATCCAGCTCCTCAGCTGTCCTTTTTCCTGTTGTGGGTATTGATGGAGTGGCAGTCGGCGGCGGCGAGGCAGGTCCTGTGACACTTCGTCTGCGTGCATTTTCGCGCGCCATTTCGCAAGTTTCTGGCGCGCAGTTGCCCAGCATTTAG
- a CDS encoding TrkH family potassium uptake protein: MFAIIGIVLAASLSVIALAHLLPVLVAVSTGNNEQAIVFAMTGLLTAFIAGALGFATGGQKHRPVVAERLTALSIVWLIVPGFAAIAFVGVDPKALYVDAYFDAVSALTTTGSVSLINEMSSAPAVMIWRATLQWIGGYATLLMSMLVLAQLGLAGLSLRRAPIPPGDTSGPFGRYWPAMLALGLVYGSVTLAGVIGLLVGGMALVPAIGLAFSAAATGGLMPNGGTLVASVSVFSGIVVATLLLLGATNYLRHAGLVRRSPRTYWGDPEFRYMVLGITVGGIVLAGLVAITSGASLPLINAIMWVLSLLSTSAFAVDEAGFGSIPLLVALTVVFVGGSTMSTAGGLKLMRIAILMKQGSREIARLSHPHGIVHTDFGGRSFTMPLMRGVWTMFVLMLVFALLAALALTVLGVPFEHAITASIGALTNAGPVLGFATGGDGLPIGIGTSEVYASMPATAKLVLSLAMVAGRVELLAFVGVVTAFTTQDS, translated from the coding sequence ATGTTTGCCATTATCGGCATTGTTCTCGCAGCTTCTCTTTCGGTGATTGCGCTCGCGCATTTGCTGCCGGTGCTTGTTGCAGTATCAACGGGCAACAATGAACAGGCGATTGTATTTGCCATGACCGGGCTCCTTACGGCGTTTATTGCCGGTGCCCTGGGGTTTGCAACGGGCGGGCAGAAACATCGACCAGTGGTTGCTGAAAGGCTGACCGCGCTTTCCATTGTCTGGCTGATTGTGCCCGGCTTTGCCGCCATCGCTTTTGTCGGGGTTGACCCAAAGGCGCTTTACGTTGACGCCTATTTTGATGCCGTGTCCGCATTGACGACGACGGGGTCCGTCTCGCTGATCAATGAGATGTCGTCTGCCCCCGCTGTCATGATTTGGCGCGCGACCCTGCAATGGATCGGCGGGTATGCAACGCTTCTGATGTCAATGCTCGTGCTTGCGCAGCTTGGTCTTGCGGGATTGTCACTACGCCGGGCCCCCATTCCCCCGGGCGATACGTCTGGACCCTTTGGGCGCTATTGGCCGGCCATGCTGGCGCTGGGTCTGGTATATGGCAGCGTGACCTTGGCCGGTGTCATTGGTCTGCTGGTGGGCGGCATGGCGTTGGTGCCTGCCATTGGCCTGGCTTTCTCTGCCGCAGCGACAGGCGGCCTGATGCCCAATGGGGGCACGCTGGTTGCGTCGGTCAGCGTGTTTTCCGGGATTGTTGTTGCGACGCTATTGTTGCTTGGTGCCACAAACTATCTGCGTCACGCAGGGCTGGTTAGAAGATCACCGCGCACCTATTGGGGTGATCCTGAATTCCGGTACATGGTCCTCGGCATCACCGTTGGCGGTATTGTGCTTGCAGGCCTTGTTGCGATCACGTCGGGAGCAAGTCTTCCGCTGATAAACGCGATCATGTGGGTGCTGTCTCTACTCTCAACATCAGCATTTGCAGTTGATGAAGCTGGCTTTGGCAGCATCCCGCTTCTCGTTGCTCTCACAGTTGTGTTTGTTGGTGGCAGCACAATGTCGACAGCTGGCGGGCTGAAGCTCATGCGCATTGCGATACTGATGAAACAGGGGTCTCGGGAGATTGCCAGACTGTCTCACCCACATGGCATTGTACATACTGATTTTGGTGGTCGCTCTTTCACCATGCCCTTGATGCGTGGTGTGTGGACCATGTTTGTGTTGATGCTGGTCTTTGCTTTGCTGGCCGCTCTCGCCCTGACGGTTCTGGGCGTTCCCTTCGAGCACGCGATCACCGCCTCAATCGGCGCACTCACCAACGCAGGGCCAGTGCTGGGATTTGCCACCGGTGGTGACGGTCTTCCTATCGGTATCGGCACTTCAGAGGTCTACGCGTCCATGCCTGCCACAGCAAAGCTGGTATTGAGCCTCGCAATGGTCGCGGGCCGTGTGGAGCTTCTGGCGTTCGTGGGTGTTGTAACTGCCTTTACAACACAGGACAGCTAG
- a CDS encoding sigma-54-dependent transcriptional regulator — protein MASDILIVDDELDIRELMAGILDDEGYETRLAGNSDETLKAVQARVPRMVLLDVWLQGSRMDGLDLLDAIKEKHPDLPVVVISGHGNVETAVTAIKKGAYDYIEKPFKADRLVLIVQRAIEASKLKRENEQLRQRTGDEAELVGVSSGVNQLRQMVDRIAPTNSRVLISGPSGSGKEVVARMLHARSLRSGGSFVAINAATMSPDRMEEELFGTEADAGRAAKVGVFEQAHKGTLFLDEVADMPLETQGKILRVLVDQTFERVGGGPRVQVDVRVVSSSSRDLTTEIAAGRFREDLYHRLNVVPISVPALSERREDIPLLAEHFMEHIANSTGLSVRKIGEDALAALQAHDWPGNVRQLRNNIERLLILASGEKEGAITADMLPSEVARTTPQVGEGEAGQNIMALPLREARESFERQYLLAQIRRFGGNISRTAAFIGMERSALHRKLKSLGVTTSNRSELSA, from the coding sequence ATGGCGTCAGATATACTCATTGTTGATGATGAGCTCGACATTCGGGAGCTTATGGCTGGCATCCTGGATGATGAAGGCTATGAAACACGCCTTGCAGGCAACAGCGATGAAACGCTGAAGGCAGTTCAGGCCCGTGTGCCGCGCATGGTTCTGCTGGATGTCTGGTTGCAGGGCAGCCGCATGGACGGCCTGGATTTACTGGATGCCATCAAGGAAAAACACCCGGACCTTCCTGTGGTTGTCATTTCTGGCCACGGCAATGTGGAAACTGCCGTAACGGCCATCAAGAAGGGTGCCTATGATTACATCGAAAAACCTTTCAAGGCAGATCGTCTTGTCCTGATCGTTCAGCGCGCAATCGAAGCGTCAAAGCTGAAGCGGGAAAACGAGCAGCTTCGCCAGCGAACCGGTGACGAAGCTGAGCTTGTGGGTGTGTCGTCGGGCGTCAATCAGTTGCGGCAGATGGTGGATCGGATTGCGCCGACAAACAGCCGGGTGCTGATCAGTGGGCCATCAGGGTCTGGCAAGGAAGTAGTGGCGCGAATGCTTCATGCCCGCTCGCTTCGTTCGGGCGGAAGTTTTGTGGCGATCAACGCTGCAACCATGTCTCCGGACCGCATGGAGGAAGAGCTCTTTGGGACGGAAGCCGACGCAGGCCGTGCGGCCAAGGTTGGCGTGTTTGAGCAGGCTCATAAGGGGACTTTGTTCCTCGATGAAGTCGCCGACATGCCGCTCGAGACCCAGGGTAAAATTCTGCGCGTTCTGGTTGACCAGACATTTGAACGTGTCGGAGGCGGTCCGCGCGTGCAGGTTGATGTGCGTGTGGTGTCGTCATCAAGCCGTGACCTGACCACGGAGATTGCTGCCGGGCGCTTCCGGGAGGATTTGTATCACCGGCTCAATGTTGTGCCGATTTCCGTTCCCGCATTGTCAGAACGCCGGGAGGACATTCCGCTCCTTGCGGAACACTTCATGGAGCACATCGCCAATTCAACCGGTCTTTCAGTCCGCAAGATTGGTGAAGATGCACTTGCCGCCCTGCAGGCACATGACTGGCCCGGCAATGTGCGCCAATTACGAAACAACATCGAGCGCCTGCTGATCCTCGCTTCCGGTGAAAAGGAAGGGGCCATCACGGCCGACATGTTGCCGTCTGAAGTTGCCCGAACCACACCCCAGGTAGGTGAGGGTGAAGCAGGGCAGAACATAATGGCATTGCCATTGCGCGAAGCACGGGAGAGTTTTGAGCGCCAATATCTGCTTGCACAGATCAGGCGTTTTGGGGGCAATATCTCTCGTACGGCTGCCTTTATCGGGATGGAACGCTCAGCGCTTCATCGCAAGTTGAAGTCTTTGGGAGTAACAACTTCAAACAGGTCCGAACTGAGCGCCTGA
- the trkA gene encoding Trk system potassium transporter TrkA: MKVIVCGAGQVGSGIARQLSNEHNDVTVIDNSPDLIQQMADNLDVRTVVGYASHPDVLERAGAREADMVIAVTFADEVNMVACQVAHSIFNVPTKIARIRAQSYLRPMWQDLFTRDHMPIDVIISPELEVGRDVMRRLEMPGALEAIPFGDTHITFLGIALEDDCPVVNTPLRQLTELFPDLNAVVTGIQRGERLFVPDSEDQMMVGDVAYVVTDTTQSARVLSLFGHEEQAARRVVIVGAGNIGRHVAAELENSHTSVKVKIIEADKEKAVLAADELSRTVVLNGDALDEEVLREAGASQAETILALTNDDKVNILSCVMAKQLGCERSVSLINNRGYSGLINPMGVDAFVNPRATTVSTVLRHVRRGRIRGVSSVQDGKAEVIEAEALATSTLVGRPLRDADLPSGIRLGAVLRGTEVIVPRGDTEIQAGDRVIIFAMADEVRRVERMFRVSIEFF; this comes from the coding sequence ATGAAAGTTATCGTTTGTGGCGCAGGGCAGGTTGGTTCCGGCATCGCGCGGCAGCTCTCCAACGAGCATAACGATGTAACCGTCATCGATAATTCGCCGGATCTCATTCAGCAGATGGCGGACAATCTTGATGTGCGCACTGTGGTTGGATACGCGTCTCATCCTGATGTCCTTGAACGCGCCGGCGCCCGGGAAGCAGACATGGTGATCGCGGTGACGTTTGCGGATGAGGTCAACATGGTGGCCTGCCAGGTTGCACATTCGATCTTCAATGTTCCCACCAAGATTGCCCGCATCCGCGCCCAGAGTTATCTGCGCCCCATGTGGCAGGATCTGTTCACGCGCGATCATATGCCCATCGATGTGATCATTTCACCCGAACTTGAGGTCGGCCGTGATGTTATGCGGCGGCTTGAAATGCCCGGTGCCTTGGAAGCCATTCCGTTCGGCGATACGCACATCACGTTCCTGGGAATTGCACTGGAAGATGATTGCCCAGTCGTGAATACGCCTCTGCGCCAGCTCACCGAGCTGTTTCCGGATCTCAATGCTGTGGTCACAGGTATTCAACGCGGCGAGAGGCTTTTCGTGCCGGACTCAGAAGACCAGATGATGGTCGGCGATGTCGCTTATGTTGTGACCGATACGACCCAAAGCGCACGCGTACTATCGCTCTTTGGTCATGAGGAACAGGCTGCACGCCGTGTTGTGATTGTCGGCGCCGGCAACATCGGCAGGCATGTGGCGGCTGAGCTTGAAAACTCACACACCAGTGTGAAAGTCAAAATAATTGAAGCTGACAAAGAAAAAGCCGTGCTGGCCGCTGACGAGCTATCCAGGACCGTCGTGCTGAATGGTGACGCACTTGATGAAGAAGTGTTGCGTGAAGCAGGGGCCAGTCAGGCAGAAACAATCCTGGCGCTTACCAATGACGATAAGGTCAATATTCTGAGTTGCGTGATGGCCAAGCAACTCGGGTGCGAGCGTTCAGTGTCTCTGATCAACAATCGCGGTTATTCCGGTTTGATCAATCCCATGGGTGTCGACGCATTCGTCAACCCGCGCGCTACCACTGTCTCAACAGTGCTCCGTCATGTGAGGCGTGGGCGTATCCGCGGCGTATCTTCTGTACAGGATGGCAAGGCAGAGGTGATTGAAGCCGAGGCTCTTGCGACATCGACACTTGTCGGGCGCCCACTGAGAGATGCAGATTTGCCGTCAGGCATTCGACTTGGTGCTGTTCTGCGCGGAACAGAAGTCATCGTACCGCGTGGTGACACGGAAATTCAGGCCGGCGACCGCGTCATCATTTTTGCCATGGCGGATGAAGTTCGACGCGTGGAACGCATGTTCCGTGTGAGCATTGAGTTCTTCTAG
- the hfq gene encoding RNA chaperone Hfq, translating into MSSDKPQNLQDTFLNYIRKQKMPVTVFLVNGVKLQGVVTWFDSFCVLLRRDGHSQLVYKHAISTIMPSAPVQLFDDEGEGSGE; encoded by the coding sequence ATGTCCTCAGACAAACCGCAGAACCTCCAGGACACCTTCCTCAACTACATTCGCAAACAGAAGATGCCGGTCACGGTTTTTCTCGTGAATGGCGTAAAGTTGCAGGGTGTGGTGACCTGGTTTGACAGCTTCTGTGTGCTGCTCCGCCGAGACGGCCATTCGCAGCTTGTGTACAAACATGCCATTTCGACGATTATGCCGTCGGCGCCGGTCCAGCTTTTCGATGATGAAGGTGAGGGATCCGGCGAGTAA